A window of Thunnus thynnus chromosome 17, fThuThy2.1, whole genome shotgun sequence contains these coding sequences:
- the cpsf4 gene encoding cleavage and polyadenylation specificity factor subunit 4 yields MQDLLANVDHIKFDLEIAVEQQLGAQPLPFPGMDKSGSAVCEFFMRAACIKGGMCPFRHISGEKTVVCKHWLRGLCKKGDQCEFLHEYDMTKMPECYFYSKFGECSNKECPFLHIDPESKIKDCPWYDRGFCKHGPDCRHRHTRRVICVNYLVGFCPEGKSCKFMHPRFELPMGASEQPPLPQQTQNQTKPVPTIGRSSLSLIQLTNSSPGQRPQNHVMNAGAQQNNMTSNRGPRPLDQVTCYKCGEKGHYANKCTKGHLAFLSGQ; encoded by the exons ATGCAGGATCTACTGGCCAACGTGGATCATATCAAGTTTGACCTGGAGATCGCTGTGGAGCAGCAGCTGGGGGCGCAGCCGCTGCCTTTCCCCGGCATGGACA AGTCCggctctgctgtgtgtgagtTCTTCATGAGAGCAGCGTGTATAAAag GCGGGATGTGTCCGTTCCGTCACATCAGTGGAGAGAAGACGGTGGTGTGTAAGCACTGGCTCAGAGGACTGTGTAAGAAAGGAGACCAGTGCGAGTTTCTCCACGAGTACGACATGACCAAGATGCCTGAATGCTACTTTTACTCCAAATTTG GTGAGTGTAGCAACAAGGAATGTCCGTTCCTGCACATTGATCCCGAGTCCAAGATCAAAGACTGCCCCTGGTACGACCGAGGCTTCTGCAAACACG GTCCTGactgcagacacagacacacaaggagGGTGATCTGTGTGAATTACCTGGTGGGCTTCTGTCCAGAGGGAAAATCCTGTAAATTTATGCA TCCCCGTTTTGAGTTGCCGATGGGAGCTTCTGAACAGCCTCCTCTACCACAACAAACCCAGAACCAGACAAAG CCTGTGCCTACCATCGGCCGCTCCTCGCTCTCTCTAATCCAGTTGACCAACTCCAGTCCAGGCCAGCGGCCGCAGAACCACGTCATGAACGCCGGTGCTCAGCAAAATAACATGACGTCCAACAGAGGGCCTCGGCCACTGGACCAGGTCACCTGTTACAAG TGTGGAGAGAAGGGCCACTACGCCAACAAATGCACTAAAGGCCACCTCGCCTTCCTGAGTGGACAGTAA